A region from the Micrococcus cohnii genome encodes:
- a CDS encoding type I restriction-modification system subunit M: protein MAPTTKEAQRVQLHKTIWRIANDLRGSVDGWDFKSYVLGMLFYRFISENLTVYINRGEHEAGDAAFDYAKIADDQAEAARQAVVEEKGFFILPSDLFVNVRDGAAGDENLNETLERAFKNIEGSALGTDSEDDIKGLFDDVDVNSNKLGSTVAKRNQKLVKLLDAIGDLPLGRWEDNTIDLFGDAYEYLMQMYAANAGKSGGEYYTPQEVSELLARITVVGKTQVNKVYDPTVGSGSLLLKFDKVLGKNNVRQGFYGQEINLTTYNLARINMFLHGVNYSHFNLAHGDTLIDPQHWDDEPFEAIVSNPPYSIKWEGDANPLLINDERFAPAGVLAPKSKADLAFTMHMLSWLAVNGTAAIVEFPGVLYRGGAERKIRQYLIDNNYVDAVIQLPPDLFFGTTIATCILVLKKSKKTSDVLLVDASAEFTRVGNKNKLLEEHRTRILEAFTTREPQDHFTTVVSNEDIAANEYNIAVSSYVEAEDTREVVDITELNAEIARIVARQAELRTAIDEIVATLEDTHAAR from the coding sequence GTCCTATGTGCTGGGGATGCTGTTCTACCGCTTCATCTCTGAGAACCTCACGGTCTATATCAACCGGGGCGAGCACGAGGCCGGTGACGCGGCGTTCGACTACGCGAAGATCGCCGATGACCAGGCCGAGGCCGCTCGCCAGGCGGTCGTGGAGGAGAAGGGTTTCTTCATCCTGCCGTCGGATCTCTTCGTCAACGTCCGAGATGGCGCTGCGGGCGATGAGAATCTCAACGAGACGCTGGAGCGGGCGTTCAAGAACATCGAGGGGTCTGCGCTCGGCACGGACAGCGAGGACGATATCAAGGGGCTGTTCGACGATGTGGACGTCAACAGCAACAAGTTGGGGTCCACGGTTGCCAAGCGGAATCAGAAGCTGGTGAAGCTGCTCGACGCGATCGGCGACCTGCCGCTGGGGCGGTGGGAGGACAACACGATCGACTTGTTCGGTGACGCCTATGAGTATTTGATGCAGATGTACGCGGCGAACGCCGGCAAGTCCGGTGGGGAGTACTACACGCCGCAGGAGGTCTCCGAGCTGCTGGCGCGTATCACGGTGGTTGGAAAGACGCAGGTCAACAAGGTCTATGACCCGACCGTCGGGTCGGGTTCGTTGCTGCTGAAGTTCGACAAGGTACTCGGCAAGAACAATGTCCGGCAGGGGTTCTACGGTCAGGAAATCAACCTGACGACGTACAACCTGGCGCGGATCAACATGTTCCTGCACGGCGTGAACTACTCGCACTTCAACCTGGCGCACGGCGACACCCTGATCGATCCGCAGCACTGGGACGACGAGCCCTTCGAAGCGATCGTGTCCAACCCTCCGTACTCGATCAAGTGGGAGGGCGATGCCAATCCGCTCCTGATCAACGACGAGCGGTTCGCGCCGGCTGGGGTGCTGGCGCCGAAGTCGAAGGCTGATCTCGCCTTCACGATGCACATGCTCAGCTGGCTGGCCGTCAACGGCACGGCGGCGATCGTCGAGTTCCCCGGTGTGCTGTACCGCGGCGGGGCGGAGAGGAAGATCCGCCAGTACCTCATCGACAACAACTATGTCGACGCGGTCATCCAGCTGCCACCGGACCTCTTTTTCGGTACGACGATCGCAACGTGCATCCTCGTACTGAAGAAGTCGAAGAAGACTAGCGACGTGCTTCTCGTTGACGCGTCAGCGGAGTTCACGCGCGTCGGCAACAAGAACAAGCTGCTCGAGGAGCATCGGACGAGGATCCTCGAGGCGTTCACGACGCGCGAGCCGCAGGACCATTTCACCACGGTCGTCAGCAACGAGGACATCGCGGCCAACGAGTACAACATCGCGGTGTCGTCCTACGTCGAGGCCGAGGACACCCGCGAGGTCGTCGACATCACGGAGCTGAACGCCGAGATCGCGCGCATCGTGGCGCGCCAGGCTGAGCTGAGAACAGCGATCGACGAGATTGTGGCGACTCTGGAGGACACCCATGCGGCTCGCTGA
- a CDS encoding restriction endonuclease subunit S: MNRIGKPIRDLCPDGVEHQTLGQVGEFVRGTGLQKADLRDEGFPAVHYGQIHTFYGVHATETKSFTDPEIAAKLRHAQPGDLLIATTSEDDDAVAKATAWLGDTSVALSGDAYIYRHNLDPKYMAYFFQSTSFQDQKRRFISGTKVRRVSGASLEKIRIPVPPLEVQREIVRVLDKFTQLEAELEAELEAELGARRAQHEHYRHAALTFGSDVAISKLGDLAKNLDSSRKPVTRDARVPGEIPYYGASGIVDYVSEHIFDGDYLLVSEDGANLLARSTPIAFSVSGKTWVNNHAHVLEFTTYAERRFVEFYLNSIDLSPYISGAAQPKLNKANLNKIPIPNPPMAVKEQIVEVLDKFDALVNDISIGLPAELAARRKQYEHYRDRLLTFKELTA, translated from the coding sequence ATGAACCGAATCGGCAAACCCATTCGGGACCTGTGCCCGGACGGGGTCGAGCACCAGACTCTGGGCCAGGTGGGGGAGTTTGTTCGGGGGACTGGCCTTCAGAAGGCCGATTTGCGTGACGAAGGTTTCCCTGCTGTTCATTATGGGCAGATCCACACCTTCTACGGCGTTCACGCGACCGAGACGAAGTCCTTCACTGATCCAGAAATCGCTGCGAAGCTTCGTCATGCGCAGCCTGGCGACCTGCTGATTGCCACAACGAGTGAGGATGACGATGCAGTTGCAAAGGCGACAGCGTGGCTTGGCGACACCAGCGTCGCCCTCAGCGGCGACGCCTACATCTATCGCCACAACCTCGATCCGAAGTACATGGCGTATTTTTTCCAGTCGACGTCGTTTCAGGATCAGAAGCGGCGCTTCATCTCGGGAACAAAGGTGCGTCGCGTGTCAGGTGCTTCGCTGGAGAAGATCCGGATCCCGGTGCCGCCCCTCGAGGTGCAGCGCGAGATCGTGCGAGTGTTGGATAAGTTCACCCAGCTGGAAGCGGAGCTGGAAGCGGAGCTGGAAGCGGAGCTGGGAGCCCGGCGCGCCCAGCACGAGCACTATCGCCACGCCGCGCTGACGTTTGGCTCCGACGTGGCGATCAGTAAACTTGGCGATCTCGCGAAAAACCTTGACAGTAGTCGCAAGCCAGTAACCCGCGACGCACGTGTGCCCGGTGAAATTCCCTATTACGGTGCGTCCGGAATTGTTGACTACGTGAGTGAGCACATCTTCGACGGGGACTACCTGCTGGTGTCGGAGGACGGGGCGAATCTTCTTGCGCGCTCGACTCCGATCGCGTTCTCGGTCTCAGGAAAAACTTGGGTGAATAACCATGCCCACGTTTTGGAGTTCACCACGTACGCCGAGCGGCGCTTTGTCGAGTTTTATTTGAATTCGATCGATCTTTCCCCGTACATATCTGGCGCGGCCCAGCCGAAACTGAACAAGGCGAATCTCAATAAGATTCCGATTCCGAATCCACCGATGGCTGTGAAGGAGCAGATCGTCGAAGTGCTCGATAAGTTCGACGCCCTTGTCAACGACATCAGCATCGGTCTCCCGGCTGAGCTCGCTGCCCGGCGCAAGCAGTATGAGCACTATCGTGACCGGCTCCTGACGTTCAAGGAGCTGACGGCATGA
- a CDS encoding type I restriction endonuclease subunit R translates to MSDALARTYDPIAVSLESTVVAEYVHDPSQADAYQSEAALEREMIRLLESQAYEYLPITSEAQLVANLRAQLEALNGITFSDAEWETFFATKIASQNDGIVEKTVRVQEDHVQVLKREDGSTKNISLIDKTNIHNNRLQVINQYEIGQGEGGAKHSNRYDVTVLVNGLPMVHIELKRRGAEIREAFNQIQRYQRESFWSGSGLFEYVQVFVISNGTLTKYYSNSTRAKHLKEQQKSSGANNANKERKSSHAFEFTSWWADANNKRIAELTAFTKTFFAKHSLLNILTKYCVLTADRDLLVMRPYQIAATERILQKIQISMNYRTLGTVDAGGYVWHTTGSGKTLTSFKAAQLASKLPSVDKVLFVVDRKDLDYQTMREYDRFEKGAANSNASTAILKKQLEDPGARIIITTIQKLSTFIKANKGHEVFSGHAVIIFDECHRSQFGEMHTDITRAFKRYNLFGFTGTPIFSANAGSGRNPQLRTTEQAFGDKLHTYTIVDAIQDKNVLPFRIDYVNTLKVGNPDDAQVAAIDREEALLDVRRIQNIVAYTLEHFDQKTKRSSSYEHGVVTNVAASVRHRGQAEALTQRKRVRGFNALFATDSIAAARRYYNQFQLQMEQLPPDKRLKIGLIYSYGANEDEADGLLDDEAFDTYGLASDSRSFLEDAIQDYNDMFGTSYDTSADKFQNYYKDLSQRMKNREIDLVIVVNMFLTGFDATTLNTLFVDKNLRSHGLIQAYSRTNRILNSVKTYGNIVSFRDLEEETNAALELFGNKEARGVVLLKPYGDYYGEYVDKTTELLTRFPVEQQIVGEQAQKEFIQLFGAILRLRNILTSFDDFDGNDPLTDRKRQDYTSIYLHLREEFTRERHSDKERINDDVVFEIELVKQVEINVDYILMLVAKLQADHGDGQDKEIRAEISRAVDASPSLRSKRDLVEDFVKSVSLVGNVDEEWEVFVAARRDAELTEIIKAENLKPGPTREFIDAAFRDGQLRTTGTEITRILPPISRFNRDAGHGDTKRRVVDALTRYFERFRGLAGVSDESES, encoded by the coding sequence ATGAGCGATGCGCTGGCGCGCACGTACGATCCGATCGCTGTCTCGTTGGAGAGTACGGTCGTCGCGGAGTACGTTCACGACCCGTCGCAGGCTGATGCGTATCAGTCCGAGGCGGCTCTCGAGCGCGAGATGATCCGCCTGCTGGAGTCGCAAGCCTACGAGTACCTGCCCATCACGAGCGAGGCGCAGCTGGTCGCGAATCTGCGGGCCCAGCTCGAAGCCCTCAACGGGATCACGTTCTCGGACGCCGAATGGGAGACGTTCTTCGCCACGAAGATCGCCAGCCAGAACGACGGCATCGTCGAGAAGACCGTGCGTGTGCAGGAAGACCACGTCCAGGTTCTCAAGCGCGAGGACGGTTCGACGAAGAACATCTCCCTGATCGACAAGACGAACATCCACAACAACCGTCTGCAGGTCATCAACCAATATGAGATCGGTCAGGGCGAAGGCGGAGCGAAGCACTCCAACCGCTACGACGTCACCGTGCTCGTCAACGGGCTGCCGATGGTGCACATCGAGCTGAAACGCCGGGGCGCCGAGATCCGTGAGGCGTTCAATCAGATTCAGCGGTACCAGCGGGAGAGCTTCTGGTCCGGGTCCGGGCTGTTCGAGTACGTGCAGGTCTTCGTGATCAGCAACGGCACGCTCACCAAGTACTACTCCAACAGCACCCGCGCGAAGCACCTCAAAGAGCAGCAGAAGTCGTCCGGCGCGAACAACGCCAACAAAGAGAGAAAATCCAGCCACGCCTTCGAGTTCACCTCCTGGTGGGCGGACGCGAACAACAAGAGAATCGCCGAGCTGACCGCGTTCACCAAGACGTTCTTCGCCAAGCACTCGCTGCTGAACATCCTGACGAAGTACTGCGTGCTGACCGCTGACCGCGACCTGCTCGTGATGCGCCCGTACCAGATAGCGGCCACCGAGCGGATCCTGCAGAAGATCCAGATCTCGATGAACTACCGGACCCTCGGCACCGTCGACGCCGGCGGATACGTCTGGCACACGACCGGCTCCGGCAAGACGCTGACGTCGTTCAAAGCCGCCCAGCTGGCCTCCAAGCTGCCGAGCGTCGACAAAGTGCTGTTCGTCGTCGACCGCAAGGACCTCGACTACCAGACGATGCGCGAGTACGACCGGTTCGAGAAGGGCGCGGCCAACTCGAACGCGTCGACGGCGATTCTGAAGAAGCAGCTCGAGGACCCCGGCGCACGAATCATCATCACCACCATCCAGAAGCTGTCGACCTTCATCAAGGCGAACAAGGGGCACGAGGTGTTCTCGGGTCACGCCGTGATCATCTTCGACGAATGCCACCGCTCGCAGTTCGGTGAGATGCACACCGACATCACGCGCGCGTTCAAGCGGTACAACCTGTTCGGCTTCACCGGCACACCGATCTTCTCCGCGAACGCCGGCAGCGGTCGCAACCCTCAGCTGCGCACGACCGAGCAGGCGTTCGGCGACAAGCTGCACACCTACACCATCGTCGACGCCATCCAAGACAAGAACGTCTTGCCGTTCCGCATCGACTACGTCAACACCCTCAAAGTCGGGAACCCCGACGACGCGCAGGTCGCGGCGATCGACCGCGAGGAAGCGCTCCTGGACGTGCGTCGAATCCAGAACATCGTGGCGTACACCCTGGAGCACTTCGACCAGAAGACAAAGCGGTCGTCGAGCTACGAGCACGGCGTCGTGACGAACGTCGCCGCATCAGTGCGACACCGAGGTCAGGCGGAGGCCCTCACACAGCGGAAGCGTGTGCGCGGATTCAACGCCCTGTTCGCCACCGACTCGATCGCCGCCGCACGCCGGTACTACAACCAGTTCCAGCTGCAGATGGAGCAGCTCCCACCGGACAAGCGCCTGAAGATCGGCCTGATCTACAGCTACGGCGCGAACGAGGACGAGGCCGACGGCCTTCTCGACGACGAGGCATTCGACACCTACGGACTCGCAAGCGATAGTCGCTCGTTCCTGGAAGACGCGATCCAGGACTACAACGACATGTTCGGCACCAGCTACGACACGAGCGCGGACAAGTTCCAGAACTACTACAAGGACCTGTCCCAGCGGATGAAGAACCGCGAGATCGACCTGGTCATCGTCGTGAACATGTTCCTCACCGGTTTCGACGCCACGACGCTGAACACGCTGTTCGTCGACAAGAACCTCCGCTCCCACGGCCTGATCCAGGCGTACTCCCGCACCAACCGAATCCTCAATTCGGTAAAGACCTACGGCAACATCGTCTCCTTCCGCGACCTCGAAGAGGAGACGAACGCGGCGCTCGAGCTGTTCGGCAACAAAGAGGCCCGCGGCGTCGTGCTGCTCAAGCCCTACGGCGACTACTACGGCGAGTACGTCGACAAGACGACCGAGCTGCTCACGCGCTTTCCGGTCGAACAGCAGATCGTGGGGGAGCAGGCCCAGAAGGAGTTCATCCAGCTGTTCGGCGCGATCCTGCGGCTGCGGAACATCCTCACGTCCTTCGACGATTTCGACGGCAACGACCCGCTCACCGACCGGAAGCGGCAGGACTACACGAGCATCTACCTCCACCTGCGCGAGGAGTTCACCCGTGAACGCCACAGCGACAAAGAGCGCATCAACGACGACGTCGTGTTCGAGATCGAACTCGTCAAACAGGTCGAGATCAACGTCGACTACATCCTCATGCTCGTCGCCAAGCTCCAGGCCGACCACGGCGACGGGCAGGACAAGGAGATCCGCGCCGAGATCTCACGTGCCGTGGACGCGAGCCCCAGTCTGCGCAGCAAGCGCGACCTCGTCGAGGACTTCGTCAAATCCGTCTCACTCGTCGGCAACGTTGACGAGGAATGGGAGGTGTTCGTCGCGGCCCGACGCGACGCGGAGCTCACAGAGATCATCAAGGCCGAGAATCTCAAGCCGGGCCCGACCCGAGAGTTCATCGATGCGGCGTTCCGCGACGGACAGCTGCGCACGACGGGCACCGAGATCACACGCATCCTGCCGCCCATATCCCGGTTCAACCGCGACGCCGGCCACGGCGACACGAAGCGACGGGTCGTCGACGCCCTGACCCGGTACTTCGAGCGATTCCGCGGACTCGCCGGAGTGAGTGACGAGTCCGAGAGCTGA
- a CDS encoding type B 50S ribosomal protein L31, protein MKADLHPEYRYVIFNDLASGEKILTRTTANSDKTMEWEDGNTYPVIDVEISAASHPFYTGKQRIMDTAGRVERFNARFKGFGGKK, encoded by the coding sequence ATGAAGGCTGATCTGCACCCCGAGTACCGCTACGTGATCTTCAACGACCTCGCCTCCGGCGAGAAGATCCTCACCCGCACCACCGCGAACTCCGACAAGACGATGGAGTGGGAGGACGGCAACACCTACCCGGTGATCGACGTCGAGATCTCGGCCGCCTCGCACCCGTTCTACACGGGCAAGCAGCGCATCATGGACACCGCAGGCCGCGTCGAGCGCTTCAACGCCCGCTTCAAGGGCTTCGGCGGCAAGAAGTGA
- a CDS encoding lipoate--protein ligase family protein has product MSTHHGEYKVIGGKLVAVDLTLTDGRIATASVNGDFFLEPDDALQDLNRALQGLPEDASHASIRQAVEHGLRPEAQMFGFDAAALATATRRALGRATTWHDHQWQIVPPTPLPIHMNVALDQILTEDVAAGRRAPTMRLWQWTEPAVVIGAFQSLANEVDAQAAKAHDVTVSRRISGGGAMFMEADNCVTYSLCVPRSLVDGLETADTYPFLDEWTMQGLERLGVQAFYQPLNDIATDQGKIGGAAQKRVGESGLLHHVTMSYDIDAEKMTQVLRIGREKLRGKGVASAKKRVDPLRRQTGVSRAEIWETLMGVFEQRYGARRVELDADTLRRAERLVAEKFSTDAWTARVP; this is encoded by the coding sequence ATGAGCACTCATCACGGCGAATACAAGGTGATCGGCGGCAAACTCGTGGCCGTCGACCTGACCCTCACCGACGGGCGCATTGCGACCGCCTCCGTCAACGGGGACTTCTTCCTCGAGCCCGACGACGCACTGCAGGACCTGAACCGCGCGCTGCAGGGGCTGCCCGAGGACGCCTCGCACGCGAGCATCCGACAGGCTGTGGAGCACGGGCTGCGCCCCGAAGCCCAGATGTTCGGCTTCGACGCCGCGGCTCTCGCGACGGCCACGCGCCGCGCGCTCGGCCGGGCCACCACCTGGCACGACCACCAGTGGCAGATCGTCCCGCCCACGCCCCTGCCGATCCACATGAACGTCGCCCTCGACCAGATCCTCACCGAGGACGTCGCCGCCGGTCGCCGGGCCCCGACGATGCGCCTGTGGCAGTGGACCGAGCCGGCCGTCGTGATCGGTGCGTTCCAGTCCCTGGCCAACGAGGTCGACGCGCAGGCCGCCAAGGCCCACGACGTGACGGTCTCCCGACGGATTTCCGGTGGCGGGGCCATGTTCATGGAGGCGGACAACTGCGTCACCTACTCGCTCTGCGTGCCCCGCTCGCTCGTCGACGGGCTCGAGACCGCGGACACCTACCCGTTCCTCGACGAATGGACCATGCAGGGCCTCGAGCGGCTCGGCGTGCAGGCCTTCTACCAGCCCCTCAACGACATCGCGACCGATCAGGGCAAGATCGGCGGCGCCGCACAGAAGCGTGTGGGGGAGTCCGGGCTGCTGCACCACGTGACGATGAGCTACGACATCGACGCGGAGAAGATGACCCAGGTGCTGCGCATCGGCCGGGAGAAGCTGCGCGGCAAGGGCGTGGCGTCCGCAAAGAAGCGCGTCGACCCGCTGCGTCGCCAGACCGGCGTCTCCCGGGCCGAGATCTGGGAGACCCTCATGGGCGTCTTCGAACAGCGCTACGGCGCCCGTCGCGTCGAGCTCGATGCGGACACGCTGCGCCGGGCCGAGCGGCTCGTCGCCGAGAAGTTCTCGACCGACGCATGGACCGCCCGCGTGCCCTGA